In bacterium, a single genomic region encodes these proteins:
- the lgt gene encoding prolipoprotein diacylglyceryl transferase, with product MYPILFTIGPFSLHTYGLAMAVAFGLGIWIAMKRADAHGFGAKYALDLSIMILIFSLVGARFAYVVTHWDEFAQHPLDIISPVQHNGQIGIAGLVLLGGVAAAFATVYYYSRRHGHTFLSTTDLFIPSTALGIAIGRVGCFFNGCCFGEPCDAAWCVVFPKDSLAGYIFPNTPVHPTQLYETTAMLLLFGAMMFYDRHRHPEGRMTGIFLLAYGVWRFFNESLRWYENEMIVFQTDAFRLTVSQVLSAIMVVCGAYLLWRSYRKGAARSNASTLPSRVEP from the coding sequence ATGTACCCCATTCTCTTCACCATCGGTCCCTTTTCCCTGCACACCTACGGCCTGGCCATGGCGGTGGCGTTTGGGCTGGGAATCTGGATTGCCATGAAACGGGCGGACGCGCACGGCTTTGGAGCCAAGTACGCGCTCGACCTGTCCATCATGATTCTGATCTTCTCTCTGGTGGGTGCGCGCTTCGCCTATGTGGTCACCCACTGGGATGAGTTCGCGCAGCATCCGCTGGACATTATCTCGCCGGTGCAGCACAACGGGCAGATCGGCATTGCCGGCCTGGTGCTGCTGGGCGGTGTGGCCGCGGCGTTCGCCACGGTGTATTATTACTCCCGCCGGCATGGCCACACATTCCTGTCGACCACCGATCTGTTTATTCCGTCGACGGCGCTGGGAATTGCCATTGGCCGGGTGGGCTGCTTTTTCAACGGCTGCTGTTTCGGCGAACCGTGTGACGCCGCGTGGTGCGTGGTCTTTCCCAAGGACAGCCTGGCGGGGTACATCTTCCCCAACACGCCGGTCCATCCCACGCAGCTTTATGAAACCACCGCCATGCTGCTGCTGTTCGGCGCGATGATGTTTTATGACCGCCATCGCCATCCCGAAGGCCGCATGACGGGCATTTTTCTGCTGGCGTACGGTGTGTGGCGGTTCTTCAATGAGAGCCTGCGCTGGTACGAAAACGAGATGATCGTCTTTCAGACCGACGCCTTCCGCCTGACCGTCTCGCAGGTCCTGTCCGCCATCATGGTGGTTTGCGGCGCGTACTTGCTGTGGAGATCGTACCGGAAAGGTGCGGCGCGGTCAAATGCCTCAACCCTGCCGAGCCGGGTTGAGCCGTAA
- the tmk gene encoding dTMP kinase, whose product MFLTFEGIDGSGKSTQIARTENYLKARGFDVLVAREPGGTRLGEAIRAILLDPRWSEMTARAEFFLYSASRAQLVEQTVRPHLAKERAVMILDRYDDSSSAYQGGGRELGLDAIEAINRFATGGLAPDMTFVLDLDWPTSCARRAKAGMENDRLEQNAHDFFERTRAAYHDLAARHPGRMVLIDATQSEDAVFAEIKQALEEKLPLS is encoded by the coding sequence TTGTTCCTCACCTTTGAAGGCATCGACGGCAGCGGGAAGTCAACACAGATTGCCCGCACAGAAAACTACCTGAAGGCGCGCGGCTTTGATGTGCTGGTGGCGCGTGAACCGGGCGGGACGCGGCTGGGAGAAGCCATCCGCGCCATTCTGCTGGACCCGCGCTGGAGTGAGATGACCGCCCGCGCGGAATTCTTTTTGTATTCGGCCTCGCGCGCGCAGCTTGTGGAGCAGACCGTGCGGCCACATCTTGCCAAAGAGCGCGCGGTGATGATTCTCGACCGCTACGATGATTCGTCGTCGGCCTATCAGGGCGGCGGGCGCGAACTGGGCCTCGATGCCATCGAAGCAATCAACCGTTTTGCCACGGGCGGACTGGCACCCGATATGACCTTTGTGCTGGATCTGGACTGGCCGACCTCCTGTGCGCGGCGCGCCAAGGCGGGAATGGAAAATGACCGCCTCGAGCAGAATGCCCATGACTTTTTCGAGCGTACCCGCGCCGCCTATCACGACCTCGCCGCGCGCCATCCCGGCCGCATGGTGCTGATCGACGCCACGCAGAGCGAAGACGCGGTGTTTGCAGAGATCAAGCAGGCGCTGGAAGAGAAATTGCCCCTATCCTGA
- a CDS encoding sigma-54-dependent Fis family transcriptional regulator — translation MAEPSSGILTTEQVLSVGQKLFELRPLSEVLDAVLTACASAMRAETAMVFLKDEQGLPQVAAQSYKGAGQPRTLADVSSSMLDDVFAKGEPVLTESAIEDPRFSGRSSIILQGIQSAVIMPLSGKGGVFGAIYLDSRSDRTRFLKANLGPLSTLAAFSTLAIENARRYEHARRSHQSGEAGQLVGSSPAMQELFNLIERVAGSDLPALILGESGTGKELAAREIHTRSPRKEKPFLALYCGNVSDQLFESELFGHKKGSFTGATADKQGLVEAAAGGSLFLDEVADIPADLQTKLLRFLQEGEYRAVGDTKVRKADVRIITATNRDLRKEVREGRFRDDLFYRLYILPVTMPPLRARATDVPHLVRHFLDKYAPKGRGASGISPDALRRLTSYGWPGNVRELENTVARAMVVARGDRIEADDVLLPEGMALQDSLDDLSWKGAEKRHILFVLNQCGGNKSRTAEVLGISRRYLHYRLKEWEDGIESPEGADLKPDNEKGTRL, via the coding sequence ATGGCAGAACCTTCTTCCGGCATCCTGACCACTGAGCAGGTGCTTTCGGTGGGTCAAAAACTGTTTGAACTGCGGCCGCTCTCCGAGGTGCTGGATGCCGTATTGACCGCCTGTGCCAGCGCCATGCGCGCGGAAACGGCCATGGTCTTTTTGAAGGATGAGCAGGGACTGCCGCAGGTGGCCGCGCAGAGTTACAAAGGCGCCGGGCAGCCGCGCACTCTGGCCGACGTCTCCTCTTCGATGCTCGACGATGTGTTTGCCAAGGGTGAACCGGTGCTCACCGAAAGCGCGATTGAAGACCCGCGCTTCTCGGGCCGCTCCTCGATTATTCTGCAGGGCATTCAGTCGGCAGTGATCATGCCGCTCTCCGGCAAGGGCGGAGTGTTCGGCGCGATTTACCTCGACAGCCGCTCGGACCGCACGCGCTTTCTGAAGGCTAATCTTGGCCCGTTGTCCACGCTGGCGGCCTTCTCCACACTGGCCATCGAAAACGCGCGGCGCTATGAGCATGCGCGCCGCAGTCATCAGAGCGGAGAGGCCGGGCAACTGGTGGGATCATCTCCCGCCATGCAGGAGCTGTTTAACCTGATCGAACGCGTGGCCGGATCGGATCTGCCCGCGCTGATTCTCGGCGAATCGGGCACAGGCAAAGAGTTGGCCGCGCGGGAGATTCACACCCGCAGCCCGCGCAAGGAGAAACCGTTCCTCGCGCTCTACTGCGGCAATGTGTCCGATCAGCTTTTCGAAAGTGAACTCTTCGGCCATAAGAAAGGCTCCTTCACCGGAGCCACCGCCGATAAGCAGGGCCTGGTGGAAGCCGCCGCCGGCGGCTCGCTGTTTCTGGATGAAGTGGCGGACATTCCCGCCGACCTGCAGACCAAGCTGCTGCGCTTTCTGCAGGAAGGGGAATACCGCGCGGTGGGCGACACAAAAGTGCGCAAGGCCGACGTGCGGATTATTACCGCCACTAACCGCGATCTGCGCAAGGAAGTCAGGGAAGGCCGCTTCCGCGACGATCTGTTTTACCGCCTGTATATTCTGCCGGTGACCATGCCGCCGCTGCGCGCCCGCGCCACGGATGTGCCGCATCTGGTCCGGCATTTTTTAGACAAATACGCTCCCAAGGGCCGCGGGGCCAGCGGCATCTCTCCCGACGCGCTGCGTCGGCTGACTTCTTACGGTTGGCCGGGTAATGTGCGGGAACTGGAGAACACCGTCGCCCGGGCGATGGTCGTCGCGCGCGGCGACCGGATCGAAGCCGATGACGTGCTGCTGCCCGAAGGCATGGCCTTGCAGGACAGCCTCGACGATCTGAGCTGGAAGGGCGCGGAGAAGCGGCATATCCTGTTCGTGCTGAACCAGTGCGGCGGGAACAAGAGCCGCACGGCGGAGGTGCTGGGCATCTCGCGCCGCTATCTGCACTACCGCCTCAAGGAATGGGAAGACGGCATCGAATCGCCCGAGGGAGCCGACCTGAAACCCGATAACGAAAAAGGAACTCGCCTATGA
- a CDS encoding M20/M25/M40 family metallo-hydrolase, whose protein sequence is MRTALLLFLTAFQLFSLSAFGAAPPYPPSASIQAVVNQISADSLRAYIEQLSSFHTRHTYSDTASGTVGIGAAMGWVRAKAGSFGTDGRYFELVPYTQSWGGQPVVRHNVMCHVVGTENDSVRYLIGGHLDSRAANISDVTSLAPGADDNGSSCAAFLELLRVLPDSFAHNLDVIWFTGEEEGLYGSAALANEMATQQERVDGMICMDMIGHIALANGAVDSSSVRLYADGASDQGGTSSPSRQLQRYLRWVGESYVPDFDMHLIAAADRPGRGSDHLSFSAAGFPALRVIERNEDLAFQHNPNDVIGNMSCSYARKVAMVTFGGLLTMLQSPARPAPPLLNWENATLLHGQIPDSVALPQGGHFFLAIRNYYSSDFDSIVDLGTGREFSYTVADQAVIYGFSISRSNAAGFPSPFSSEIQSFTAEAGPARDLLPNRINLHAYPNPFNNDVTLSYELPVAGTVHLSVFDIMGRRVADLVSRPFSAGTQRAVWSPQRAASGIYLVRLDTDHDTITQKILYLR, encoded by the coding sequence ATGCGCACTGCTCTTCTCCTCTTCCTTACAGCCTTTCAGCTTTTCAGCCTCTCAGCATTTGGAGCGGCTCCGCCGTATCCGCCCAGCGCGTCCATTCAGGCCGTGGTCAACCAGATCAGCGCGGATAGCCTGCGGGCGTATATCGAGCAGCTTTCATCCTTTCACACACGGCACACCTACAGCGATACCGCCAGTGGCACCGTGGGCATCGGCGCGGCGATGGGGTGGGTAAGGGCGAAGGCCGGCAGCTTCGGCACGGACGGACGTTACTTCGAGCTGGTTCCGTACACGCAAAGCTGGGGCGGGCAGCCGGTTGTGCGGCATAATGTGATGTGCCATGTTGTGGGTACGGAAAATGACTCGGTGCGGTACCTGATCGGCGGACATCTCGATTCCCGCGCGGCCAACATCAGCGACGTCACCAGCCTTGCTCCCGGCGCGGACGACAACGGCAGTTCGTGTGCGGCCTTTCTCGAACTGCTGCGCGTGCTGCCGGATTCCTTTGCCCACAACCTCGATGTGATCTGGTTTACGGGCGAGGAAGAGGGCCTCTATGGCAGCGCGGCCCTGGCGAACGAGATGGCTACGCAGCAAGAGCGCGTGGACGGGATGATCTGCATGGACATGATCGGCCACATTGCGCTGGCCAATGGCGCGGTGGATTCTTCTTCGGTGCGGCTCTATGCGGACGGCGCGTCCGATCAGGGCGGCACCTCCAGCCCTTCGCGTCAGTTGCAGCGGTATCTGCGCTGGGTGGGGGAGAGCTACGTGCCGGACTTCGACATGCACCTGATTGCCGCCGCCGACCGCCCCGGACGGGGCAGCGACCATTTGAGCTTTTCCGCCGCGGGCTTTCCGGCGTTGCGCGTGATCGAGCGCAATGAAGACCTCGCCTTTCAGCACAACCCCAATGATGTGATCGGCAACATGTCGTGCAGCTATGCGCGCAAGGTGGCGATGGTCACCTTTGGCGGACTGCTGACCATGCTGCAATCTCCCGCCCGTCCCGCACCGCCGCTCCTGAACTGGGAAAATGCCACGCTGCTGCACGGACAGATTCCCGACAGCGTAGCCCTTCCCCAAGGCGGGCACTTCTTTCTGGCCATCCGCAACTACTACAGCTCGGATTTCGACTCCATTGTAGATCTGGGCACGGGCCGCGAGTTCAGCTACACCGTTGCCGATCAGGCTGTCATCTACGGTTTCTCCATTTCCCGCTCCAATGCGGCGGGCTTTCCATCGCCGTTCTCTTCAGAGATTCAATCCTTCACGGCGGAGGCCGGCCCTGCGCGCGACCTGCTGCCCAACCGCATCAACCTGCATGCTTATCCCAATCCCTTCAATAATGACGTGACGCTGTCCTATGAGCTGCCCGTTGCCGGCACGGTTCACCTGAGCGTGTTCGACATCATGGGCCGCCGCGTGGCGGATCTGGTCAGCAGGCCATTTTCCGCGGGAACGCAACGCGCGGTGTGGTCACCGCAGCGCGCGGCCAGCGGTATTTATCTGGTCCGGCTGGATACCGACCACGACACCATCACACAAAAAATCCTCTATCTGCGCTGA
- a CDS encoding 2-oxo acid dehydrogenase subunit E2, with the protein MLVDFKLPDLGEGIDSGDVVRMMVKVGDEIRAEQPLVELETGKAVVEVPSNTAGRVAAILTKEGEKVTVGQPLVKIETDASADISKVEAVPAPEPEKERPPQVERSVPPARDHVSPQLRQPAPASPAPGTASNGGSRDGVDIPASPIVRRMARERGIDLSTVKGSGSGGRITEEDLKTAQAPRPIAPTMGAAAQLPDFSRWGNVERKPMTSVRQATAEHLTRAWTTIPQVTQYDHADVTELDVLRKRYAANVEQMGGKLTVTAVLLKVVASALRQFPRFNTSVDMPARAIIAKDYVNVGVAVNTERGLLVPVIRDADKKNILDLSVELAKLTERAHKRELKPADLEGGTFSITNLGTIGGTHFTPIINWPEVSILGISRGAMEPVWKEDKFEPRLLLPLSLSYDHRVIDGADGARFLRWICEALEQPFFLALEG; encoded by the coding sequence ATGTTAGTGGATTTTAAGCTGCCGGATTTAGGGGAAGGCATTGACAGCGGTGACGTGGTGCGGATGATGGTGAAGGTGGGCGATGAGATCCGTGCCGAGCAGCCGCTGGTGGAATTGGAAACCGGCAAGGCGGTGGTGGAGGTTCCCTCCAATACCGCCGGGCGCGTAGCGGCCATTCTGACCAAGGAAGGCGAGAAGGTCACCGTCGGCCAGCCCTTAGTGAAGATTGAAACCGATGCGTCCGCCGATATTTCCAAGGTGGAAGCTGTGCCCGCGCCGGAGCCCGAGAAGGAGCGTCCGCCGCAAGTCGAACGCAGCGTACCGCCCGCGCGCGATCATGTCTCGCCGCAACTGCGGCAACCGGCACCGGCCTCGCCCGCGCCGGGAACAGCATCTAATGGCGGTTCGCGCGACGGAGTGGATATTCCCGCCTCGCCGATTGTGCGCCGCATGGCGCGCGAACGCGGAATCGATCTCTCCACCGTCAAGGGCAGCGGCTCGGGCGGACGGATTACCGAAGAGGATTTGAAAACCGCGCAAGCGCCGCGACCGATTGCTCCCACTATGGGCGCCGCCGCGCAGTTGCCGGACTTCTCCCGCTGGGGCAACGTCGAACGCAAGCCCATGACCAGCGTGCGGCAGGCCACCGCCGAGCATCTGACGCGCGCCTGGACCACCATTCCGCAGGTCACGCAGTATGATCATGCGGACGTCACCGAACTGGATGTGCTGCGCAAGCGGTATGCGGCCAATGTCGAGCAGATGGGCGGCAAACTCACCGTGACTGCCGTGCTGCTGAAGGTGGTAGCTTCCGCGTTACGGCAGTTCCCGCGCTTCAACACCAGTGTGGACATGCCCGCGCGGGCGATCATTGCCAAGGACTATGTGAATGTCGGCGTGGCGGTGAATACGGAGCGCGGCCTGTTGGTGCCTGTAATCCGCGACGCGGACAAGAAGAATATTCTGGATCTGTCCGTGGAACTGGCCAAGCTTACCGAACGCGCCCATAAGCGCGAACTGAAGCCGGCGGACCTCGAAGGCGGCACGTTCTCGATTACCAATCTCGGCACCATCGGCGGCACGCACTTCACGCCCATCATCAACTGGCCGGAGGTGTCGATCCTCGGCATCAGCCGCGGCGCGATGGAGCCGGTGTGGAAAGAGGACAAGTTCGAACCTCGCCTGCTGCTGCCGCTGTCACTGTCCTATGATCATCGCGTGATCGACGGCGCGGATGGTGCACGGTTCCTCCGCTGGATCTGCGAGGCTCTCGAGCAGCCGTTCTTTCTGGCCTTGGAAGGATAA
- the aceE gene encoding pyruvate dehydrogenase (acetyl-transferring), homodimeric type translates to MNDITHKSPIERNGRDGHTIDLDPTELREWIDSYDYVLKSEGAQHAGELLRRVRGYAERQGVPVTMTLNTPYVNTIPLENQPPFPGDREMERRIKSLTRWNALAMVVRANRRDPVIGGHISTYQSIATLYEIGYNHFFRGKNDPSGGDLIYFQGHSSPGIYSRAFLIGRLTEDDLDNFRAELAPGGGLSSYPHPWLMPDFWEFPTVSMGLGPIMAIYQAQFNHYLQDRGLKSVSQQKIWCFMGDGECDEPEALGSISLAGREKLDNLIFVVNCNLQRLDGPVRGNGKVIQELEAVFRGAGWNVIKVIWGEDWDPLLEQDHDGALLRRMEDALDGDYQKYSVEPGSYTREHFFGTDPRLLKMVENLSDDQIQRMRRGGHDPLKVYAAYKAAVEHRGSPTVILAKTIKGYGLGEAGQARNVAHQQKKLETQAVREFADRFQIEIPRGSEDTVPYFKPPEDSPEMVYMRETRARLGGFAPKRIVSCPGLDLLPSDFMDEFYKGTEGREVSTTMVMVRIIAKLLRDPKLGKLIAPIVPDEARTFGMESLFRQFGIYSHMGQLYQPVDAENLLYYREATDGQILEEGITEAGAMSAFIAAGTSYANHGLPVIPFFLLYSMFGPQRIGDLLWAAGDIRTRGFLIGATAGRTTLAGEGLQHQDGHSHLLVYPHPTLLAYDPAYAYELAVIIRDGMKRMYTDQESLFYYITVMNENYAQPAMPDGSEEGILRGAYRLRGPLEPNAKPDLHLLGSGTILNEVVHAQEMLAEKYGVSADVWSVTSYKSLYYDAMSADRWNMLHPSDKPRVPYVSGLFAGSTQPFVAASDYVKALPDSISAYLPGPLHSLGTDGFGRSDGRDSLRAFFEVDRRYVTYAALYQLFRAGKLKANVLAQAIKDLQIDPEKEEPVKA, encoded by the coding sequence ATGAATGACATTACCCACAAGAGCCCGATAGAGCGGAATGGCCGGGATGGCCACACCATTGATCTGGACCCCACCGAACTGCGTGAATGGATTGATTCTTATGATTATGTGCTGAAGTCGGAAGGTGCCCAGCACGCCGGAGAACTGCTGCGCCGGGTGCGCGGCTATGCCGAACGGCAGGGTGTGCCCGTCACCATGACGCTGAACACACCCTATGTCAATACCATCCCTCTGGAGAATCAGCCGCCTTTTCCCGGAGACCGGGAGATGGAGCGGCGGATCAAAAGCCTCACCCGCTGGAATGCTCTGGCCATGGTGGTGCGGGCCAATCGCCGTGACCCGGTGATCGGCGGGCACATTTCCACCTACCAGTCCATCGCCACCCTCTACGAGATCGGTTACAACCACTTCTTTAGAGGCAAGAATGATCCATCGGGCGGAGACCTGATCTATTTTCAGGGGCACTCCTCTCCGGGCATCTATTCCCGCGCCTTCTTAATTGGCCGCCTGACCGAAGATGATCTGGACAATTTCCGGGCGGAACTGGCTCCCGGCGGCGGACTGTCCTCCTATCCGCATCCGTGGCTGATGCCGGACTTCTGGGAATTTCCCACGGTGTCGATGGGCCTCGGGCCGATCATGGCGATCTATCAGGCGCAGTTCAATCACTATTTGCAGGATCGCGGTCTGAAGTCTGTCTCCCAGCAGAAGATCTGGTGCTTTATGGGCGACGGCGAGTGCGATGAACCCGAAGCTCTCGGCTCAATCTCTCTTGCCGGACGCGAGAAGTTGGACAATCTGATTTTTGTGGTCAACTGCAATTTGCAGCGGCTGGATGGCCCGGTGCGCGGCAACGGCAAGGTGATTCAGGAACTGGAAGCGGTGTTCCGTGGCGCAGGCTGGAATGTGATCAAGGTCATCTGGGGAGAAGACTGGGATCCGTTGCTGGAGCAAGACCATGACGGCGCCCTGCTGCGGCGGATGGAAGATGCCCTCGACGGCGATTATCAGAAGTATTCGGTGGAACCGGGCAGCTACACCCGCGAGCATTTCTTCGGCACCGATCCGCGTCTTCTGAAGATGGTGGAGAATCTCTCCGATGACCAGATCCAGCGCATGCGGCGCGGCGGCCATGATCCGCTGAAGGTCTATGCCGCTTACAAGGCGGCGGTGGAGCACAGAGGAAGCCCTACGGTTATATTGGCCAAGACCATAAAAGGCTATGGCCTCGGAGAAGCCGGCCAGGCGCGCAATGTGGCCCATCAGCAGAAGAAGCTGGAGACGCAGGCGGTGCGCGAATTCGCCGACCGTTTCCAGATCGAGATTCCCCGCGGCTCCGAGGACACGGTTCCCTACTTCAAGCCGCCGGAAGACAGCCCCGAGATGGTCTATATGCGCGAGACCCGCGCGCGGCTGGGCGGCTTTGCTCCCAAGCGGATTGTCAGTTGTCCGGGACTCGATCTGCTGCCTTCCGACTTTATGGATGAGTTCTACAAGGGCACGGAAGGCCGCGAAGTCTCCACCACCATGGTGATGGTGAGGATTATCGCCAAGCTGCTGCGGGATCCCAAGCTCGGCAAGCTGATTGCGCCGATTGTCCCCGATGAAGCGCGGACCTTCGGCATGGAATCGCTCTTCCGGCAGTTCGGCATCTACTCCCATATGGGCCAGCTCTACCAGCCGGTGGATGCGGAGAACCTCTTGTACTACCGCGAGGCTACCGACGGACAGATCCTCGAAGAAGGCATCACCGAAGCCGGAGCGATGAGCGCGTTCATTGCGGCAGGCACCAGCTATGCCAACCACGGCCTGCCGGTGATTCCGTTCTTTCTGCTCTATTCGATGTTCGGACCGCAACGCATCGGTGACCTGCTGTGGGCGGCGGGTGATATTCGCACGCGCGGCTTTTTGATCGGCGCCACGGCGGGACGGACCACGCTGGCCGGAGAAGGCTTGCAGCATCAGGACGGGCACAGCCATCTGCTGGTCTATCCGCATCCCACGCTCCTCGCCTACGATCCGGCCTATGCCTATGAATTGGCGGTGATCATCCGCGACGGCATGAAGCGGATGTACACCGATCAGGAATCGTTGTTCTATTACATCACCGTGATGAACGAGAACTACGCGCAGCCGGCCATGCCCGACGGCTCCGAAGAGGGAATCCTGCGCGGCGCGTACAGGCTTCGCGGTCCGCTCGAGCCGAATGCCAAACCGGACCTGCATCTTTTGGGCAGCGGCACCATTCTGAATGAAGTGGTGCATGCACAAGAGATGCTGGCGGAAAAGTACGGTGTTTCTGCCGATGTGTGGAGCGTGACCAGTTACAAGTCGCTCTACTATGATGCCATGTCCGCCGACCGTTGGAACATGCTGCATCCCTCGGACAAGCCGCGCGTGCCCTATGTCAGCGGCCTGTTTGCCGGATCAACTCAGCCCTTTGTGGCGGCCAGCGACTATGTGAAGGCGCTGCCCGATTCGATCTCGGCGTATTTGCCCGGCCCGCTGCACTCTTTGGGCACCGACGGCTTTGGCCGCTCCGATGGCCGCGATTCCCTGCGGGCCTTCTTCGAAGTGGATCGCCGCTATGTGACCTATGCCGCGCTGTATCAGCTCTTCCGCGCTGGCAAGCTCAAAGCCAATGTCCTGGCGCAGGCCATCAAGGACTTGCAGATCGACCCGGAAAAGGAAGAGCCGGTGAAGGCGTGA
- a CDS encoding transposase — MRRRHALYSYPHTLHFVTTVTAVRGKWFVEEAVCTRILKRFESCLQRFGLDCCGYVLMPDHIHTLLRQVEEGLIISKFMQAFKRETSAYARPKSYTASSLWLPHFDDVPIPNSKAAATRLSYMNYNPLRRGLADEVEKYLWSSARDYAGAGHGIVTVTNPFTGEVFGPGRAAEA, encoded by the coding sequence ATGCGCCGTCGGCACGCACTTTACTCTTACCCTCACACCCTCCACTTCGTGACCACCGTTACCGCAGTGCGAGGGAAATGGTTTGTGGAGGAGGCGGTTTGCACGCGCATTCTGAAACGGTTTGAAAGCTGCTTGCAGCGGTTCGGTCTTGATTGTTGTGGCTATGTTCTGATGCCCGACCACATCCACACCCTATTGCGGCAAGTGGAGGAAGGGCTCATCATCTCAAAGTTTATGCAGGCCTTCAAGCGCGAAACCTCGGCATATGCGCGCCCGAAGTCCTACACGGCATCATCGCTGTGGCTCCCGCACTTCGATGATGTTCCCATACCAAATTCCAAAGCGGCGGCAACCCGGCTGTCGTACATGAACTACAACCCACTACGGCGGGGGCTTGCCGATGAGGTTGAGAAGTACTTATGGTCCAGCGCCCGGGATTATGCCGGTGCAGGTCATGGCATAGTGACAGTGACGAATCCTTTCACTGGAGAAGTCTTCGGACCGGGGCGGGCTGCGGAGGCTTAG